CGCTTCGAGAATTCGGCGAGCTGCCACAGGTCCGAGCGCGCCTGCCCCGGCGCCTTGACGAGCTGGTGCCAGAACTGCGTGCGCCGCTCGGCGTTGCCGTACGCGCCTTCCTTCTCGACCCACATCGCGGTCGGCAGCACGAGGTCGGCGGCGAGCGTCGTCACGGTCGGGTAGGCATCCGAGACGACGATGAAGTTCTCCGGGTTGCGATAGCCGGGATAAGCCTCTTCCATGATGTTCGGCGTCGCCTGCATGTTGTTGTTGCACATCACCCAGTACGCGTTGAGCTTGCCGTCCTTGAGCATGCGGTTCTGCAGCACCGCGTGGTAGCCCGGCTTGTCCGGGAGCGTGCCCGGGGGCAGCTTCCAGATGCGTTCGGCGCTCTGGCGGTGCTCGGGATTCGTCACGAGCATGTCGGCCGGCAGGCGGTGCGAGAACGTGCCGACTTCGCGCGCGGTGCCGCACGCCGACGGCTGCCCGGTCAGCGAGAACGGGCCGTTGCCCGGCGCCGAGATCTTGCCGGTCAAGAGATGCAGGTTGTAGAGCAGGTGGCTGCACCACGTGCCGCGCGTGTGCTGGTTGAAACCCATCGTGAAGAACGACACGAGCTTCACCGCCGGGTCGGCGTACAGCGCGGCGAGCCGTTCGAGGCGCTCGCGCGGCACGTGCGACAGCTCGGCGACGGTGTCGAGGTCGTAGCGGCTGACGAAGGCCGCGTACTCGTCGAACGTGATCGGCTTGCCGCCGCCTGGGTCACCGACATTCTTCGCCTGCTGCAGCGGATGTTCGGGGCGTAGCCCGTAGCCGATGTCGGTGTTGCCGAGCATGAAGCGCGTGTGCCGGTTCACGAAATCGCGATTCACGCGGCCGCTGCGGATGATGTGATGCGCGATGTAGTTGAGGATCGCCAGGTCGGTCTGCGGCCGGAACGTCAGCGCGACGTCGGCGAGGTCGTAGCAGCGATGCTCGAACACCGACAGCACCGCGACTTTGACGTGCGGCGCCGACAGCCGGCGGTCGGTGACCCGGGTCCACAGGATCGGGTGCATCTCGGCCATGTTCGAACCCCACAGCACGAAAGCGTCGGCCTGCTCGATGTCGTCGTAGCAGCCCATCGGCTCGTCCATGCCGAAAGTGCGCATGAAGCCGGCGACTGCGGAAGCCATGCAGTGGCGCGCGTTCGGGTCAAGGTTGTTGGTGCGAAAACCGGCTTTCATCAGCTTCAGCGCGGCGTAGCCTTCCCAGATCGTCCATTGCCCCGAGCCGAACATCCCGACCGCGCTCGGGCCCTTGTCGCGCAGCGTCTTCTTGAACTGCGCGGCCATGACGTCGAACGCGCGCTCCCACGACACCGGCTGCAGTTCGCCGTTCTTGTCGTATTGTCC
The window above is part of the Azoarcus sp. PA01 genome. Proteins encoded here:
- the napA gene encoding periplasmic nitrate reductase subunit alpha, which encodes MKLTRREFIKHSAAAATAVAAGIPPDAFGQNVVTDATLTQLKWDKAPCRFCGVGCGVNVGVKDGQVVATHGDSNAEVNRGINCVKGYFLSKIMYGADRLTEPLLRQTNGQYDKNGELQPVSWERAFDVMAAQFKKTLRDKGPSAVGMFGSGQWTIWEGYAALKLMKAGFRTNNLDPNARHCMASAVAGFMRTFGMDEPMGCYDDIEQADAFVLWGSNMAEMHPILWTRVTDRRLSAPHVKVAVLSVFEHRCYDLADVALTFRPQTDLAILNYIAHHIIRSGRVNRDFVNRHTRFMLGNTDIGYGLRPEHPLQQAKNVGDPGGGKPITFDEYAAFVSRYDLDTVAELSHVPRERLERLAALYADPAVKLVSFFTMGFNQHTRGTWCSHLLYNLHLLTGKISAPGNGPFSLTGQPSACGTAREVGTFSHRLPADMLVTNPEHRQSAERIWKLPPGTLPDKPGYHAVLQNRMLKDGKLNAYWVMCNNNMQATPNIMEEAYPGYRNPENFIVVSDAYPTVTTLAADLVLPTAMWVEKEGAYGNAERRTQFWHQLVKAPGQARSDLWQLAEFSKRFRMDEVWPKELLDQAPLFRDKTLFDLLFRNGSVDRFPNSQIGSGYLNDEAEAFGFYIQKGLFEEYAEFGRGHGHDLAPFDLYHEARGLRWPVVNGRETRWRYREGYDPYVKAGEEVRFYGHADGKAVLYALPYEPAAEEPDDDYPFWLCTGRVLEHWHSGSMTRRVPELHRAVPNAVCFMHPEDARKLGLRRGDAVELVSRRGAMKTRVETRGRDKPPPGLVFVPWFDASQLINKVTLDATCPISLQTDFKKCAINIRKA